The proteins below come from a single Miscanthus floridulus cultivar M001 chromosome 1, ASM1932011v1, whole genome shotgun sequence genomic window:
- the LOC136535673 gene encoding probable methyltransferase PMT18 isoform X1 produces the protein MLRAYDSAQFSPLGRIKAFWRFYHDLRLGAMAKDYPASPKAQQLQESKKQRLTYILVVSALCIAFYVLGAWQNTTLPKPIGNSAITRVGCDPTVATTQSSGSAPSFGPGSGEVLDFDAHHRLTINNTDGDGELQQFPACPLNFSEYTPCEDRTRGRRFDRTMLVYRERHCPGKDEQVRCLIPAPPGYRTPFKWPRSRDYAYFNNIPHKELSIEKAVQNWIQVEGDKFKFPGGGTMFPRGADAYIDDIDKLISLSDGKIRTAVDTGCGVASWGAYLLKRNIIAMSFAPRDTHEAQVQFALERGVSAIIGVMGKHRLPYPSRAFDMAHCSRCLIPWHAHDGLYLAEVDRILRPGGYWILSGPPINWKTHHAGWERTKEDLKQEQDKIEDVARSLCWNKVVEKRDLSIWQKPKNHLECANIKKTYKTPHICKSDNPDAAWYRQMEACVTPLPEVSNQGEVAGGAVEKWPERAFLVPPRIKRGMIPGLDAKKFDEDKKLWEKRVAYYKRTIPIAENRYRNVMDMNANMGGFAASLVKHPVWVMNVVPVNSDRDTLGAIYERGFIGTYQDWCEAFSTYPRTYDLLHADNLFSIYQDRCDITDILLEMDRILRPEGTAIIRDTVDVLTKVQAITKRMRWESRIMDHEDGPFNPEKVLMAVKTYWTAKAEEEH, from the exons ATGCTGCGTGCATATGATTCTGCACAGTTTTCTCCTCTCGGGCGAATCAAAGCCTTTTGGAGATTTTATCACGATCTGAGGTTAG GAGCCATGGCGAAGGACTACCCAGCTTCTCCCAAAGCCCAGCAGCTGCAAGAATCCAAGAAGCAGCGCCTGACATACATCCTCGTTGTAAGCGCGCTCTGCATCGCCTTCTACGTCCTTGGCGCATGGCAGAACACCACGCTTCCAAAGCCCATAGGCAACTCAGCGATCACCCGGGTTGGCTGCGATCCCACTGTCGCCACGACACAGTCCTCTGGCTCTGCGCCATCGTTTGGGCCAGGCTCCGGCGAGGTGCTTGACTTTGACGCACACCACCGGCTCACCATCAACAACACGGACGGTGATGGGGAGCTGCAGCAGTTCCCGGCATGCCCTCTCAACTTCAGTGAGTACACGCCATGTGAGGACCGTACGCGCGGGCGCCGGTTCGACCGCACCATGCTAGTGTACCGGGAGCGCCATTGTCCTGGCAAGGACGAGCAGGTCCGATGCCTCATCCCAGCACCGCCTGGGTACAGGACCCCCTTCAAGTGGCCTCGTAGCAGGGACTACGCCTATTTCAATAACATCCCCCACAAGGAGCTCAGCATTGAGAAAGCAGTGCAGAACTGGATCCAGGTTGAGGGTGATAAGTTCAAGTTCCCTGGTGGTGGCACTATGTTCCCGCGTGGTGCTGATGCCTACATAGATGATATCGATAAGCTCATCTCATTATCGGATGGGAAGATCAGGACGGCTGTTGACACAGGTTGTGGG gTTGCTAGTTGGGGAGCTTACTTGCTGAAGAGGAACATCATTGCCATGTCATTTGCGCCAAGAGACACGCACGAAGCTCAGGTGCAATTCGCACTGGAAAGAGGTGTCTCTGCCATCATCGGTGTGATGGGGAAGCACCGGTTGCCTTACCCATCTAGGGCATTTGATATGGCACATTGCTCTCGCTGTCTGATTCCTTGGCATGCACATG ATGGACTATACCTTGCTGAAGTCGATAGGATTCTAAGGCCAGGAGGATATTGGATTCTCTCGGGTCCTCCGATCAACTGGAAGACGCACCACGCGGGGTGGGAGAGGACAAAGGAGGACCTCAAGCAAGAGCAAGACAAGATTGAGGATGTCGCAAGGAGCCTTTGCTGGAACAAGGTGGTTGAGAAGAGGGATCTCTCCATCTGGCAGAAGCCTAAGAACCACCTTGAGTGTGCCAACATTAAGAAGACATATAAGACGCCCCATATCTGCAAGAGTGACAATCCTGATGCTGCTTG GTACAGACAGATGGAAGCCTGTGTTACTCCATTGCCTGAAGTAAGCAACCAGGGAGAAGTGGCGGGAGGAGCAGTGGAGAAATGGCCAGAGAGGGCATTCTTAGTTCCCCCCAGGATTAAAAGGGGCATGATTCCAGGATTGGATGCAAAGAAGTTTGATGAGGACAAGAAATTGTGGGAGAAGAGGGTGGCATACTACAAGCGCACCATACCCATAGCAGAGAATAGATACAGAAATGTGATGGACATGAACGCAAACATGGGTGGGTTCGCTGCTTCTTTAGTGAAGCACCCTGTGTGGGTGATGAATGTCGTCCCTGTTAACTCTGACCGGGACACCCTTGGGGCAATATACGAGCGAGGGTTCATTGGCACATACCAGGACTGGTGTGAAGCTTTCTCAACGTATCCAAGAACCTATGACCTCTTGCATGCTGACAATTTGTTTAGCATCTACCAAGACAG GTGTGATATAACCGACATCCTCTTGGAGATGGATAGGATATTAAGGCCCGAGGGCACAGCTATCATCCGTGACACAGTTGACGTGCTCACGAAAGTCCAGGCAATAACCAAGCGAATGCGGTGGGAAAGCCGCATCATGGACCACGAGGATGGCCCCTTCAACCCAGAGAAGGTCCTCATGGCGGTTAAGACGTACTGGACTGCCAAAGCAGAGGAGGAGCATTAG
- the LOC136486367 gene encoding protein ROOT PRIMORDIUM DEFECTIVE 1-like, whose amino-acid sequence MPLPLRVAARLLLARGKTTAVQHVVARHLDHTFERLAAAHLPLVAASPLIDALRACPEPLALPNLARRLPLRLHRRGPLHFLRLFPRVFHLRAPLPLSLSLTPAAAGLLSVASSPADAARTLHRLLAMSVTRSLPLRAIFRVWRELALPDDFEDSIVEGHPHLFRLAPNPDEPNTHILHLVADPATEEFTPAVEKTRPDRYAFKLQFPPGFRLTKEYRKKVKGWQLLPYTGPYQGVSPRAGGSKRVSKLARRKMEKRAVGIAHEFLSLTVEKMVEVEKFSQFRKWFGIEVNVRDVFLDHPGIFYLSAKGKRHTVFLREMYDRGKLVLSNDVSEARAKLVELMLLRRRGLGNANSSANMASGATADVRESGDDFVEHEDCLLDVSDK is encoded by the coding sequence ATGCCGCTGCCGCTGCGGGTGGCGgcgcggctgctgctggcgcGGGGCAAGACCACCGCGGTGCAGCACGTGGTGGCGCGGCACCTGGACCACACCTTCGAGCGGCTCGCGGCAGCGCACCTGCCCCTCGTCGCGGCGTCGCCGCTGATCGACGCGCTGCGGGCCTGCCCCGAGCCGCTCGCGCTGCCGAACCTCGCGCGCCGCCTCCCGctccgcctccaccgccgcgGCCCGCTCCACTTCCTCCGCCTCTTCCCGCGCGTGTTCCACCTCCGCGCCCCGCTCCCGCTCTCGCTGTCCCTGACCCCCGCCGCCGCGGGCCTCCTCTCCGTCGCCAGCTCCCCCGCCGACGCGGCGCGGAcgctccaccgcctcctcgcGATGTCGGTCACCCGCTCCCTGCCCCTCCGTGCCATCTTCCGCGTCTGGCGCGAGCTCGCCCTCCCCGACGACTTCGAGGACTCCATCGTTGAGGGGCACCCGCACCTCTTCCGCCTTGCCCCCAATCCCGACGAGCCCAACACCCACATTCTCCACCTCGTCGCCGATCCGGCGACCGAGGAATTCACCCCGGCGGTGGAGAAGACCCGGCCGGACAGGTACGCCTTCAAGCTGCAGTTTCCACCGGGGTTCAGGCTGACCAAGGAGTATCGGAAAAAGGTGAAGGGGTGGCAGCTGCTGCCTTACACCGGCCCGTATCAGGGCGTCAGTCCGAGGGCTGGAGGGAGCAAGAGGGTGTCAAAGCTGGCGAGGAGGAAGATGGAGAAGAGGGCCGTAGGGATTGCGCACGAGTTCCTAAGCCTGACAGTGGAGAAGATGGTGGAGGTGGAGAAGTTCAGTCAGTTCAGGAAGTGGTTTGGGATCGAGGTCAATGTCCGGGACGTGTTCTTGGATCATCCCGGGATATTCTACCTCTCGGCGAAAGGAAAACGTCACACAGTGTTTTTGAGGGAGATGTATGATCGTGGAAAGCTTGTTTTGTCGAATGATGTCTCTGAGGCAAGGGCCAAACTCGTTGAGCTCATGCTCCTGCGTCGACGTGGTCTTGGGAATGCCAATTCAAGTGCCAACATGGCTTCAGGTGCCACTGCTGATGTCAGAGAGAGTGGTGATGATTTTGTTGAGCATGAGGATTGCTTGTTGGACGTATCGGATAAGTAA
- the LOC136535673 gene encoding probable methyltransferase PMT18 isoform X2, which produces MAKDYPASPKAQQLQESKKQRLTYILVVSALCIAFYVLGAWQNTTLPKPIGNSAITRVGCDPTVATTQSSGSAPSFGPGSGEVLDFDAHHRLTINNTDGDGELQQFPACPLNFSEYTPCEDRTRGRRFDRTMLVYRERHCPGKDEQVRCLIPAPPGYRTPFKWPRSRDYAYFNNIPHKELSIEKAVQNWIQVEGDKFKFPGGGTMFPRGADAYIDDIDKLISLSDGKIRTAVDTGCGVASWGAYLLKRNIIAMSFAPRDTHEAQVQFALERGVSAIIGVMGKHRLPYPSRAFDMAHCSRCLIPWHAHDGLYLAEVDRILRPGGYWILSGPPINWKTHHAGWERTKEDLKQEQDKIEDVARSLCWNKVVEKRDLSIWQKPKNHLECANIKKTYKTPHICKSDNPDAAWYRQMEACVTPLPEVSNQGEVAGGAVEKWPERAFLVPPRIKRGMIPGLDAKKFDEDKKLWEKRVAYYKRTIPIAENRYRNVMDMNANMGGFAASLVKHPVWVMNVVPVNSDRDTLGAIYERGFIGTYQDWCEAFSTYPRTYDLLHADNLFSIYQDRCDITDILLEMDRILRPEGTAIIRDTVDVLTKVQAITKRMRWESRIMDHEDGPFNPEKVLMAVKTYWTAKAEEEH; this is translated from the exons ATGGCGAAGGACTACCCAGCTTCTCCCAAAGCCCAGCAGCTGCAAGAATCCAAGAAGCAGCGCCTGACATACATCCTCGTTGTAAGCGCGCTCTGCATCGCCTTCTACGTCCTTGGCGCATGGCAGAACACCACGCTTCCAAAGCCCATAGGCAACTCAGCGATCACCCGGGTTGGCTGCGATCCCACTGTCGCCACGACACAGTCCTCTGGCTCTGCGCCATCGTTTGGGCCAGGCTCCGGCGAGGTGCTTGACTTTGACGCACACCACCGGCTCACCATCAACAACACGGACGGTGATGGGGAGCTGCAGCAGTTCCCGGCATGCCCTCTCAACTTCAGTGAGTACACGCCATGTGAGGACCGTACGCGCGGGCGCCGGTTCGACCGCACCATGCTAGTGTACCGGGAGCGCCATTGTCCTGGCAAGGACGAGCAGGTCCGATGCCTCATCCCAGCACCGCCTGGGTACAGGACCCCCTTCAAGTGGCCTCGTAGCAGGGACTACGCCTATTTCAATAACATCCCCCACAAGGAGCTCAGCATTGAGAAAGCAGTGCAGAACTGGATCCAGGTTGAGGGTGATAAGTTCAAGTTCCCTGGTGGTGGCACTATGTTCCCGCGTGGTGCTGATGCCTACATAGATGATATCGATAAGCTCATCTCATTATCGGATGGGAAGATCAGGACGGCTGTTGACACAGGTTGTGGG gTTGCTAGTTGGGGAGCTTACTTGCTGAAGAGGAACATCATTGCCATGTCATTTGCGCCAAGAGACACGCACGAAGCTCAGGTGCAATTCGCACTGGAAAGAGGTGTCTCTGCCATCATCGGTGTGATGGGGAAGCACCGGTTGCCTTACCCATCTAGGGCATTTGATATGGCACATTGCTCTCGCTGTCTGATTCCTTGGCATGCACATG ATGGACTATACCTTGCTGAAGTCGATAGGATTCTAAGGCCAGGAGGATATTGGATTCTCTCGGGTCCTCCGATCAACTGGAAGACGCACCACGCGGGGTGGGAGAGGACAAAGGAGGACCTCAAGCAAGAGCAAGACAAGATTGAGGATGTCGCAAGGAGCCTTTGCTGGAACAAGGTGGTTGAGAAGAGGGATCTCTCCATCTGGCAGAAGCCTAAGAACCACCTTGAGTGTGCCAACATTAAGAAGACATATAAGACGCCCCATATCTGCAAGAGTGACAATCCTGATGCTGCTTG GTACAGACAGATGGAAGCCTGTGTTACTCCATTGCCTGAAGTAAGCAACCAGGGAGAAGTGGCGGGAGGAGCAGTGGAGAAATGGCCAGAGAGGGCATTCTTAGTTCCCCCCAGGATTAAAAGGGGCATGATTCCAGGATTGGATGCAAAGAAGTTTGATGAGGACAAGAAATTGTGGGAGAAGAGGGTGGCATACTACAAGCGCACCATACCCATAGCAGAGAATAGATACAGAAATGTGATGGACATGAACGCAAACATGGGTGGGTTCGCTGCTTCTTTAGTGAAGCACCCTGTGTGGGTGATGAATGTCGTCCCTGTTAACTCTGACCGGGACACCCTTGGGGCAATATACGAGCGAGGGTTCATTGGCACATACCAGGACTGGTGTGAAGCTTTCTCAACGTATCCAAGAACCTATGACCTCTTGCATGCTGACAATTTGTTTAGCATCTACCAAGACAG GTGTGATATAACCGACATCCTCTTGGAGATGGATAGGATATTAAGGCCCGAGGGCACAGCTATCATCCGTGACACAGTTGACGTGCTCACGAAAGTCCAGGCAATAACCAAGCGAATGCGGTGGGAAAGCCGCATCATGGACCACGAGGATGGCCCCTTCAACCCAGAGAAGGTCCTCATGGCGGTTAAGACGTACTGGACTGCCAAAGCAGAGGAGGAGCATTAG
- the LOC136458282 gene encoding uncharacterized protein yields the protein MWDSCIVLMKFMSSRWGLRVYYLYHKYDECWVGVLLEVARTTHTARQAVRQQVGAVLQCLCKRQRCVEPDEGERTAQLTCCRVQLPRLSCLSIAAALLEPISQTSVSLACAHGAAGRQASRSIVYSPSWALGKSCLRAAASRWWLANLLATPRAAAALHDADADDDQVLDGLLVLADAYGTFESALLAAKQSVADAQAGARRGDGTVVAASLRAHRRTEKELHRLAAAMQHASTSRRAAPTPSSADAADTEVVGAVAEAAVAAAEASAVVFSGCAALSPNVSAMVQTASSASHRWLARLGVAPGARKVAPEMAPAALQRLEELEERIVGLESESEKVFRRLLQARVLLLNIHNPL from the exons ATGTGGGATTCTTGCATAGTTCTCATGAAATTCATGTCTTCCAGATGGGGCCTTAGAGTTTACTACCTGTATCACA AATATGATGAGTGTTGGGTAGGAGTACTACTAGAAGTAGCCCGTACAACTCATACAGCGAGGCAGGCAGTCAGGCAGCAAGTCGGAGCTGTGCTTCAGTGCTTGTGCAAACGGCAGCGGTGCGTCGAACCAGATGAGGGCGAGAGAACGGCACAGCTGACCTGCTGCCGGGTGCAGCTGCCTCGGCTCTCGTGTCTCTCCATCGCTGCTGCTCTGCTGGAACCCATCTCTCAGACCTCTGTGTCGCTGGCTTGCGCGCACGGGGCCGCGGGACGACAAGCATCGCGGTCCATTGTTTATTCGCCAagctgggcactcggcaaatcctgcCTTCGGGCAGCAGCCAGCAGATGGTGGTTGGCCAACCTGCTGGCCACGCCGCGGGCCGCGGCGGCCCTccacgacgccgacgccgacgacgaccagGTGCTCGACGGCCTCCTCGTGCTCGCGGACGCGTACGGCACGTTCGAGTCGGCGCTGCTCGCGGCGAAGCAGAGCGTGGCGGACGCGCAGGCCGGCGCCCGACGCGGGGACGGCACGGTGGTCGCCGCGTCGCTGCGCGCGCACAGGCGGACCGAGAAGGAGCTGCACCGCCTCGCCGCCGCGATGCAGCACGCCTCGACCTCGAGGCGCGCGGCGCCGACGCCCAGCTCAGCGGACGCCGCGGACACTGAAGTGGTCGGCGCGGTGGCGGAGGCGGCCGTGgccgcggcggaggcctcggcggTCGTCTTCTCCGGGTGCGCGGCCTTGTCGCCGAACGTGTCGGCCATGGTACAAACGGCGTCTTCGGCTTCGCACAGGTGGCTGGCGAGGCTGGGCGTCGCACCAGGGGCCAGGAAAGTAGCGCCGGAGATGGCGCCAGCGGCATTGCAGAGGCTGGAGGAGCTAGAGGAACGCATTGTCGGGCTGGAGAGCGAAAGCGAGAAGGTGTTCAGGAGGCTGCTGCAGGCCAGAGTTCTGCTCCTCAACATCCATAATCCTTTGTAA
- the LOC136486359 gene encoding G-type lectin S-receptor-like serine/threonine-protein kinase B120, whose amino-acid sequence MGFLPIHRIILLCFCSSTLLPPPVSSDSRLLPNKPLTVESTLISDDGTFALGFFSPSNSTQKHFYYVGIWYNNIPKDNVMWVANRATPVTDPSSATLALTNTSNLVLSSTSGQMLWTANISSASETTAGEARLDNTGNFILRTSEGVVLWQSFDYPADTLLPGMKLRVTHNRHALQRLVSWKGPQDPTPGSFSYGADPNEFLQRFIWNGSRPYRRSAVWNNYLLVGPYMGIIKSTIYFTISRDDGEIYMSFGIPGGSSSSTVIKIKMDYSGKIEILTWNSNILEWDVVEAQPNHECSTYGYCGPFGYCDNTEPNATCKCLDSFEPISNKGRSNGRFPEGCRRKETLRCGEENTSFLTLTTMKIPDKFMYVKNRSFDECTAECASNCSCTGYAYANMSTTAINGDDTRCLLWMGGLIDTEKRIGVGENLYIRVNRSSDKKRRSNILKITLPVVSSLLILVFMWLVWICNSRVKQRNKRTWKKIISGVLNISDELGDGKLPSISFREIVLATNNFSSSNMLGHGGFGHVYKGTLECGKTIAVKRLSKGSGQGVLEFRNEVILIAKLQHRNLVKLLGFCIHGDEKLLIYEYLSNKSLDAFLFNSTRKPSLDWSTRFNIILGIARGLLYLHQDSRLKIIHRDLKASNILLDDEMSPKISDFGMARIFYGNQQQGNTNRVVGTYGYMSPEYALKGVFSVKSDVYSFGVLVLEIVSGSKISSMHMTEDYPNLIACASSLWKDGNAKEFVDSSIVDNCSLDETSQCIHIGLLCVQDSPNARPLMSSIVSILENGDTSLPPPKQPIYFAERNYGTDGAAEAIVNSANTMSVTALEGR is encoded by the exons ATGGGTTTCCTTCCAATCCACAGAATCATCTTGCTGTGTTTTTGTTCATCTACCTTACTGCCTCCTCCTGTATCATCAGACAGCCGTCTTCTTCCCAATAAGCCGCTCACTGTTGAAAGCACACTCATCTCCGATGATGGCACTTTTGCCCTGGGCTTCTTCTCCCCGTCCAACTCGACCCAAAAACACTTCTACTACGTTGGTATATGGTACAACAACATCCCCAAGGACAACGTCATGTGGGTTGCCAATCGTGCAACGCCAGTCACCGACCCTTCCTCTGCAACACTTGCCCTGACGAATACATCCAATCTTGTTCTGTCCAGTACTAGCGGCCAGATGCTTTGGACGGCAAACATCAGCTCTGCATCGGAGACCACCGCTGGAGAAGCCAGGCTTGACAATACTGGAAATTTCATCCTTCGGACATCAGAGGGCGTCGTCTTATGGCAAAGCTTCGATTACCCGGCCGACACTCTTCTCCCTGGCATGAAACTTAGAGTCACCCACAATAGACATGCACTGCAACGGCTGGTTTCTTGGAAGGGTCCCCAAGACCCAACCCCGGGCAGCTTCTCCTACGGTGCAGATCCTAATGAGTTCCTGCAAAGGTTTATCTGGAATGGCTCGAGACCATACCGGAGAAGTGCGGTGTGGAATAACTACTTATTAGTTGGGCCATATATGGGAATTATCAAGTCCACTATCTACTTCACAATTAGCCGTGATGATGGTGAGATCTATATGTCCTTTGGCATACCCGGTGGCTCCTCATCGTCAACTGTCATCAAGATCAAAATGGACTACTCAGGAAAGATAGAAATCCTAACCTGGAATAGCAACATTTTGGAGTGGGATGTCGTGGAGGCACAGCCTAACCATGAATGCAGTACATATGGATATTGTGGTCCGTTTGGGTACTGTGATAACACTGAGCCTAATGCGACATGCAAGTGTCTCGACAGTTTCGAGCCAATAAGCAACAAAGGCAGGAGCAATGGAAGGTTTCCGGAAGGATGCCGCCGCAAGGAGACACTAAGATGTGGTGAAGAAAATACTAGTTTCTTAACTTTGACGACAATGAAGATTCCCGACAAGTTCATGTATGTCAAGAATAGAAGCTTTGACGAATGCACAGCGGAATGCGCTAGCAACTGCTCCTGCACAGGTTACGCTTATGCCAATATGAGCACCACGGCTATCAACGGGGATGACACAAGGTGCCTATTATGGATGGGAGGTTTGATTGACACAGAGAAGCGCATTGGAGTAGGAGAAAATCTTTACATTCGGGTAAACAGATCAAGTG ATAAAAAGAGGAGGAGCAATATCCTGAAAATTACTCTGCCAGTTGTATCAAGTTTGCTCATACTCGTATTCATGTGGCTTGTTTGGATCTGTAACTCACGAG TCAAACAAAGAAATAAGAGAACATGGAAGAAGATAATATCAGGAGTTCTGAACATTTCTGATGAACTCGGGGATGGGAAGCTTCCCTCTATTAGCTTCAGAGAAATTGTACTAGCAACAAACAATTTTTCTAGCTCCAACATGCTTGGACACGGAGGTTTTGGACATGTTTATAAG GGAACATTAGAATGTGGTAAAACAATTGCTGTGAAAAGGCTTAGTAAGGGTTCTGGCCAGGGGGTATTGGAGTTCAGAAATGAAGTAATTCTTATCGCCAAGTTGCAGCACAGAAACCTAGTTAAACTTCTTGGTTTCTGCATTCATGGAGATGAGAAACTACTGATATATGAATACTTATCAAACAAAAGTTTGGATGCCTTTCTTTTCA ATTCCACAAGAAAACCATCGCTTGATTGGTCAACAAGATTCAATATAATCTTAGGGATAGCTAGAGGACTTCTTTATCTTCATCAAGATTCAAGGCTGAAGATAATCCACAGGGATctcaaagcaagcaacatattaTTGGATGATGAAATGAGCCCCAAGATATCTGATTTTGGTATGGCAAGAATTTTTTATGGCAACCAGCAACAAGGAAACACCAACCGCGTTGTTGGCACATA TGGTTACATGTCGCCTGAATATGCTTTGAAAGGTGTGTTTTCTGTCAAGTCTGACGTGTATAGCTTTGGAGTTTTAGTTCTAGAGATTGTGAGTGGCTCAAAGATCAGCTCTATGCACATGACAGAAGATTACCCCAACCTTATAGCCTGT GCTTCGAGCTTATGGAAGGATGGGAATGCAAAAGAATTTGTTGACTCGTCCATTGTGGATAATTGTTCGCTTGATGAGACTTCACAGTGCATCCATATCGGGCTCTTGTGTGTTCAAGACAGCCCAAATGCTCGGCCACTCATGTCATCAATTGTGTCGATTCTAGAGAATGGAGATACGTCACTTCCACCTCCAAAACAGCCAATATATTTTGCAGAAAGGAATTATGGAACTGACGGAGCAGCAGAAGCTATTGTGAATTCTGCAAATACTATGAGTGTTACAGCCTTGGAGGGACGCTAG